Proteins from a genomic interval of Anabrus simplex isolate iqAnaSimp1 chromosome 13, ASM4041472v1, whole genome shotgun sequence:
- the LOC136884893 gene encoding gastrula zinc finger protein XlCGF58.1 isoform X1 yields MDPEIKIKEEPICFGETSNTSGDSYKITSEEMHFKEEPKSELAEPRESQPSTDIKDEICVDEDTVDQLVACFKEEDILETFALRTATHCDEKPISPTKQWALCCNECGSKFSQKSAFGKHLHSHTGRHYYFLKDCGNISVQEQTHQQHIASYTGERPLPCVYCNKTFIHNSKLEQHMLTHTRVRPYKCIQCDKRFRFKTNIKQHMLTHTGEYPYACIQCNKRFRYKTNLKQHMVTHTDEGPYCCHRCDNRFMKRATLQRHMLTHDGHLPFSCDRCGKQFCNKVNLGQHLHTHEHVPLYCCNECNKAFYHKSTLEDHIVTHTGEQQLSCGHCNEEFKQKSMLQLHMLKHKGGQLLSCVHCSRMFSQKSYLQRHMRIHANDRPFSCMQCSMKFSRKIDLQSHMLTHTGERPYSCNECGSEFSTRYNLRRHRRTHTADRPHYCHQCGTKFSVKHHLQRHLLTHTGESPFSCARCGKNFTRKASILQHMLSHS; encoded by the exons gatAGTTATAAAATTACATCAGAGGAGATGCATTTTAAAGAAGAACCCAAATCAGAGTTGGCAGAACCAAGAGAATCACAG ccttctaccgatattaaggatgaaatatgcGTGGATGAAGACACAGTTGATCAGCTGGTCGcctgtttcaaagaagaagacat ACTTGAGACTTTCGCATTAAGGACTGCAACTCACTGTGATGAAAAGCCAATCTCCCCCACTAAACAATGGGCACTctgttgtaatgaatgtggtagTAAGTTTTCCCAAAAGTCTGCTTTCGGTAAGCACCTGCACTCTCATACTGGAAGGCATTACTACTTCCTTAAGGATTGTGGTAATATATCTGTGCAAGAACAAACCCATCAACAACACATCGCCTCGTATACTGGAGAGCGTCCACTCCCTTGCGTTTATTGCAATAAGACGTTCATTCATAATTCAAAACTTGAGCAACATATGCTTACACATACTCGTGTCAGACCATACAAATGTATTCAGTGTGACAAGAGGTTTAGGTTTAAAACGAATATTAAGCAACACATGCTTACCCATACTGGTGAGTATCCTTATGCTTGTATTCAGTGCAATAAGAGGTTTAGATATAAAACTAATCTAAAGCAGCACATGGTTACTCATACTGATGAGGGTCCATATTGTTGTCATCGATGCGATAATAGGTTCATGAAGAGGGCAACACTTCAGAGACATATGCTTACTCATGATGGCCATCTCCCATTTTCATGTGATCGATGTGGTAAACAGTTTTGTAACAAAGTTAATCTCGGACAACACCTTCACACGCATGAACACGTACCGCTGTATTGTTGTAATGAATGCAATAAGGCATTTTATCACAAGTCGACTCTAGAGGATCACATCGTTACGCATACCGGTGAACAGCAACTATCCTGTGGTCACTGCAACGAGGAGTTTAAACAGAAGTCTATGCTTCAGCTACATATGCTCAAACATAAAGGAGGGCAACTCCTTTCTTGTGTTCATTGTAGTAGGATGTTTTCACAAAAATCTTACCTTCAGCGACATATGCGTATCCATGCTAATGACCGTCCATTTTCATGTATGCAGTGCAGTATGAAGTTTTCGCGGAAAATTGATCTTCAAAGTCACAtgcttacacatactggagagcgtccaTATTCCTGTAATGAATGTGGTAGTGAGTTTTCTACTAGATATAATCTTCGACGTCACCGGCGTACCCACACTGCTGACCGTCCACATTATTGTCATCAGTGCGGTACGAAGTTTTCTGTGAAGCATCATCTTCAAAGACACCTGCTCACTCATACTGGGGAATCTCCATTCTCATGTGCTCGATGTGGTAAGAACTTTACTCGGAAGGCATCAATTCTACAACATATGCTTTCACATTCTTAG
- the LOC136884893 gene encoding gastrula zinc finger protein XlCGF58.1 isoform X2, with protein MHFKEEPKSELAEPRESQPSTDIKDEICVDEDTVDQLVACFKEEDILETFALRTATHCDEKPISPTKQWALCCNECGSKFSQKSAFGKHLHSHTGRHYYFLKDCGNISVQEQTHQQHIASYTGERPLPCVYCNKTFIHNSKLEQHMLTHTRVRPYKCIQCDKRFRFKTNIKQHMLTHTGEYPYACIQCNKRFRYKTNLKQHMVTHTDEGPYCCHRCDNRFMKRATLQRHMLTHDGHLPFSCDRCGKQFCNKVNLGQHLHTHEHVPLYCCNECNKAFYHKSTLEDHIVTHTGEQQLSCGHCNEEFKQKSMLQLHMLKHKGGQLLSCVHCSRMFSQKSYLQRHMRIHANDRPFSCMQCSMKFSRKIDLQSHMLTHTGERPYSCNECGSEFSTRYNLRRHRRTHTADRPHYCHQCGTKFSVKHHLQRHLLTHTGESPFSCARCGKNFTRKASILQHMLSHS; from the exons ATGCATTTTAAAGAAGAACCCAAATCAGAGTTGGCAGAACCAAGAGAATCACAG ccttctaccgatattaaggatgaaatatgcGTGGATGAAGACACAGTTGATCAGCTGGTCGcctgtttcaaagaagaagacat ACTTGAGACTTTCGCATTAAGGACTGCAACTCACTGTGATGAAAAGCCAATCTCCCCCACTAAACAATGGGCACTctgttgtaatgaatgtggtagTAAGTTTTCCCAAAAGTCTGCTTTCGGTAAGCACCTGCACTCTCATACTGGAAGGCATTACTACTTCCTTAAGGATTGTGGTAATATATCTGTGCAAGAACAAACCCATCAACAACACATCGCCTCGTATACTGGAGAGCGTCCACTCCCTTGCGTTTATTGCAATAAGACGTTCATTCATAATTCAAAACTTGAGCAACATATGCTTACACATACTCGTGTCAGACCATACAAATGTATTCAGTGTGACAAGAGGTTTAGGTTTAAAACGAATATTAAGCAACACATGCTTACCCATACTGGTGAGTATCCTTATGCTTGTATTCAGTGCAATAAGAGGTTTAGATATAAAACTAATCTAAAGCAGCACATGGTTACTCATACTGATGAGGGTCCATATTGTTGTCATCGATGCGATAATAGGTTCATGAAGAGGGCAACACTTCAGAGACATATGCTTACTCATGATGGCCATCTCCCATTTTCATGTGATCGATGTGGTAAACAGTTTTGTAACAAAGTTAATCTCGGACAACACCTTCACACGCATGAACACGTACCGCTGTATTGTTGTAATGAATGCAATAAGGCATTTTATCACAAGTCGACTCTAGAGGATCACATCGTTACGCATACCGGTGAACAGCAACTATCCTGTGGTCACTGCAACGAGGAGTTTAAACAGAAGTCTATGCTTCAGCTACATATGCTCAAACATAAAGGAGGGCAACTCCTTTCTTGTGTTCATTGTAGTAGGATGTTTTCACAAAAATCTTACCTTCAGCGACATATGCGTATCCATGCTAATGACCGTCCATTTTCATGTATGCAGTGCAGTATGAAGTTTTCGCGGAAAATTGATCTTCAAAGTCACAtgcttacacatactggagagcgtccaTATTCCTGTAATGAATGTGGTAGTGAGTTTTCTACTAGATATAATCTTCGACGTCACCGGCGTACCCACACTGCTGACCGTCCACATTATTGTCATCAGTGCGGTACGAAGTTTTCTGTGAAGCATCATCTTCAAAGACACCTGCTCACTCATACTGGGGAATCTCCATTCTCATGTGCTCGATGTGGTAAGAACTTTACTCGGAAGGCATCAATTCTACAACATATGCTTTCACATTCTTAG